Proteins co-encoded in one Brassica rapa cultivar Chiifu-401-42 chromosome A02, CAAS_Brap_v3.01, whole genome shotgun sequence genomic window:
- the LOC103850532 gene encoding uncharacterized protein LOC103850532 isoform X4, whose protein sequence is MGEDETIDFESLKQTLVFWNMDDYPIPVDTTDDLGPVFGDISKALDLMGFRLGFMDVRLYSEQHNYDKKSADIIRPSLPTCRSYSGCVYKVPDITLHMIRHALYLGPGPVNFFVIAKPQRELLRVLQCLKLRRHNVLLVKPPPPDEECLFSVDSLLKYARLLGGGKPRYNPLQGYMDEFDSSLEKYIEIKEDVSKTVDFSERIPTVKGPRTAVFWDAVDFPFPPSSTPDEIYHSISSALVEREFSDNITIWAYLDDDADKKGSWLGGDKTWASRIYFLPGGDNASRRIRMINDINLWMRDSPKMTTSYEASLVLFSDQFKDDDVYYRDMLQRLGNMRYYVLLVTPALDINKPETPGWPGLLIDRGAYFFDEVKIQIYQGPDAAAAAEEETPPIMSDMDYSLLCPFGDQKSDSSEDEDSPFWPPRTDDMVIDGGQTSAEQETPVYRWDPFTLMYKLESLFPKENEADTEEEETPDKLATHGTCRLDPTRFEWPGRQIDGGSGWGSSEEPCPKRHKAEENT, encoded by the exons ATGGGCGAAGACGAGACCATCGATTTTGAGTCGT TGAAGCAGACACTGGTGTTCTGGAACATGGATGATTACCCAATCCCTGTTGATACTACAGATGATCTTGGTCCTGTTTTTGGTGATATCTCAAAAGCTCTTGATCTAATGGGTTTTCGTCTCGGTTTTATGGACGTGAGATTGTACTCTGAGCAACACAACTACGACAAAAAATCGGCCGATATAATCCGCCCATCCTTACCCACAT GTCGGTCTTATTCGGGTTGTGTTTACAAAGTGCCGGATATCACTTTGCATATGATTCGTCACGCATTATACCTTGGACCAGGACCAGTGAATTTTTTTGTAATCGCCAAACCACAAAGGGAGTTACTCAGGGTTCTGCAGTGTTTGAAATTGAGGCGTCACAATGTTCTTCTAGTAAAGCCACCGCCGCCTGATGAAGAATGTCTCTTTAGTGTTGACTCTCTGCTTAAATATGCACGACTTTTAGGTGGAGGAAAGCCTAGATACAACCCTTTACAAGGTTATATGGATGAGTTTGATAGCTCTCTAGAAAAGTATATAGAGATCAAAGAAGATGTCTCCAAGACGGTAGATTTCTCCG AGCGTATCCCAACCGTCAAAGGGCCTAGGACAGCCGTCTTCTGGGACGCCGTGGATTTCCCTTTCCCTCCTTCTTCCACCCCTGATGAGATCTACCACTCTATCTCATCAGCTCTTGTTGAAAGGGAGTTTAGTGATAACATTACAATCTGGGCCTATCTTGATGATGATGCCGACAAGAAAGGGTCTTGGCTGGGTGGTGACAAGACGTGGGCTTCCAGAATCTACTTTCTTCCTGGAG GGGATAACGCCTCTAGACGTATCAGAATGATAAATGACATTAATTTATGGATGAGGGACTCTCCCAAGATGACCACGAGTTATGAAGCTAGTTTGGTCCTATTCTCAGACCAGTTCAAAGATGACGACGTCTACTACAGAGATATGCTTCAACGATTGGGTAACATGCGTTACTATGTTCTCTTAGTCACTCCGGCTCTGGACATCAACAAACCAGAAACCCCTGGATGGCCTGGATTGCTTATAGATAGAGGCGCATACTTTTTTGATGAAGTGAAAATCCAAATCTATCAAGGACCCGATGCTGCGGCGGCGGCCGAAGAAGAAACACCTCCGATTATGAGTGACATGGATTACAGTCTTCTCTGCCCTTTTGGTGATCAAAAAAGCGACAGCTCTGAAGATGAAGACAGTCCATTCTGGCCACCTCGGACTGATGACATGGTAATAGATGGAGGACAAACCTCTGCCGAACAAGAAACACCCGTCTATCGCTGGGATCCTTTTACTCTCATGTACAAACTTGAAAGCCTATTTCCCAAAGAGAATGAAGCCGAtaccgaagaagaagagacaCCTGACAAGCTTGCCACGCATGGCACTTGTCGCTTGGATCCTACAAGATTTGAATGGCCAGGACGGCAAATAGATGGAGGATCAGGCTGGGGAAGCTCTGAAGAACCTTGTCCCAAAAGGCATAAGGCTGAAGAAAACACCTGA